The Candidatus Limnocylindrales bacterium genome includes the window GCAGGCCCGGATAATTAACCCAGGTTACCAGGGGATGTTCACTCAAATACTTGGCCACGGCCAGCCCATTCTGACAATGCTGCTTCATTCGAAGGGAAAGGGTTTCAAGTCCCTGGAGCATCAAGAAGGCATTAAAAGGACTCATACAGGCCCCAAAATCTCGCATCATCTCCGCCCGGACCTTCATAATGTACGCAAAATTTCCGAAAGTTTCGTAGAACTTCATGTTATGGTAACCCGGTGAAGGTTCTACTAACTCCGGAAAGGTTCCGTTATCCCACGGAAAATTCCCGGAGTCTACAATGACACCCCCGATGGAAGTTCCATGTCCTCCAATAAATTTAGTAGCCGAGTGAACTACAATATCGGCTCCGAACTCAAAAGGTCGACAAAGGTAAGGGGTGGCAAAGGTGTTATCCACCATAAAAAGAAGGCCAGCTTCGTGGGCGATTTTAGCCACAGCCTCCAAATCCAACACATCGATTTTAGGATTTCCCATGATTTCGCCGTAGAGGAGCTTGGTCTTACGGGTCAGAGCTTTCCTGAAATTCTCAGGATCATCCGGGTTTACAAAAGTTGTTTTAATACCGAATCGCTTGAAAGCAATGGCAAACTGATTACGAGTTCCCCCATACAGATTGGTGGAGGAT containing:
- a CDS encoding O-acetylhomoserine aminocarboxypropyltransferase/cysteine synthase family protein; translation: MAQDRRFGFNTLMIHAGQRPDSNTGARAVPIYQTTSFVFENTQHAADLFELNRFGSIYSRIMNPTVAVFEERMAALEGGVGALATASGQAAQATAILSLLKEGDEIVSSTNLYGGTRNQFAIAFKRFGIKTTFVNPDDPENFRKALTRKTKLLYGEIMGNPKIDVLDLEAVAKIAHEAGLLFMVDNTFATPYLCRPFEFGADIVVHSATKFIGGHGTSIGGVIVDSGNFPWDNGTFPELVEPSPGYHNMKFYETFGNFAYIMKVRAEMMRDFGACMSPFNAFLMLQGLETLSLRMKQHCQNGLAVAKYLSEHPLVTWVNYPGLPDSPYYKLAQKYLPRGAGSIMTFGIKGGVEAGIKFIESVELLSHLANVGDAKSLVIHPASTTHRRLSEEERLASGVTPDMIRLSIGLEDVEDIIWDIEQALEKSQKK